The Plasmodium gaboni strain SY75 chromosome 9, whole genome shotgun sequence DNA segment GAAAACGGAAAAGAAATcgaaaaagaaaaagaaaaagaaaaattagatgaaaataaaacCACACCAGCTGTAGATGAAAAAGAAAGTACCACCAAACCAAAGGATGAAAATGTTTCCAAAGACGAAAAACTAATAGATAATAAAACtcaaaatgaaaaaacaGAAAAACCAAAAGATAATATCTTTGGAAGCACGTCACTTTTTGGATCATCTCTTTTTAAAGCTAGTCCATCTAAAGATAATGTTACACCAAATACAAAGGATAAAAACGaaacaacaacaacaacaactactactactactaataataataataataataatagtagtaATAGTATTTTTAGCTTTTCTACAGCAAATAATAAAAGCTCCATATTTTCgaaagataataataatagtagtaCATTTTCCTTTAATTTGAAACCACCATCCaatgataaaaatgttaCTACTCCCGCCTTCAGTTTTcaaagtaataataaaactgacataaataaatctactacaaaagaaaatgatgatgataagaaaaaaatattaaatgatgaaaaaacaaaagaaGCAAATAATCTAACGAAAGCACCCATATTCAATTTTGATTTTTCTAAAGGACTcttaaataataatgaaaaggaaaaaaCATTAGAGGATGGTAAAGCTAATAACAAATTAAATGTAGAAGTAAAAGAAAGTGAACATAAAGAAAACAAAACAGaagatgataaaaatattgttaACAAAAGTGatgaagataaaaataatgatgacaaaaagaaattttGGAGATTTCCATTtgggaaaaaaaaagaaacaaaagATACGAACGAAGAAGGAATTGATAACAAAAATGATAATGTTTTTTCAAGCGAtacaaatttatttaaaaataacCTTATTGGAAATAATACAGCGAACGAACAAAAAAGTTTGTTTCAATCAGTCGATAATCAATTacaagaaaataaaaataaaagtgaAGAAAGCAAAACTAAGACAGTTAGTTTTTCTCCTACGTCAGTATTTAATAAACCATTTGATTTAAgttttgaaaaaaataaagaagaaaataaatctaatatttttaatatatcatctAATAACAAAACAACAAGCTCCCTTTTTGGTAAAGAATctaatgaaaaaaaaacaaataatttaaaaattaattctaatgatgatgatgtAAATAATGTAAGTGATATGattaattttatatccTTAGAAAAtcgaaaaaaaaatgtatttattGGAAATGCACAAGAgtatgaagaaaataataaaaataaatcaaatttatttttacaaggcaattttttcaattcaaaaaatatatccCCAACTTATAATCAAcaattaaataaagatCAAGACAAAATGACAAAAAATCAACAACATCAAATTAGTGACTATacaaaacaaaatgatgaatccgttatatataattttaatttaaaagaaacTAAAGGAACATTAAgaaataatgaaaatacaaaagatatgaattttaatgatattcaatttaataaagatttaaatgaagaaaaatatgaacatatGGAAGAGGAATTATTAGCTaatgaaagaaaaattgttgaaaataatattaaagaaaatgaaatattatttaaaaaagagTTAGATCAAGAAATGATATTAGATATTATTGATAATTTATCTTCATTtgttaaaaataaaattaattttatgaattattgttcaaatgaaattattgatatatataataaagttgcacattatgaaaaaatgtataatttaatatcagatgatcaaataaaaattgaaaaaaaacaagaagctttagaaaaaaaacttAGACTTATACAAAGTGAACAAACTGATATACTCACATTACTTAACGAAATGGATAATGAAACATCAGTTAGCTTtcttaaaatttttaatgataaaaatacagataaagaagatattattcataataaaaacCTTCATCTAGATATTGAACATTTCGAAAAATTATCAGATAGAATGTCCAATTTAGAAGAAATTATTGACTCATTACAAAATGCTCATAAGGATGATATCTTAAGTGAATTTGCTAATAAAAGTTATATCAATGAATTAAATTGCgataatatacaaaaacAATTAAATAGTCTTTCAAATGATCTTAAACATTTTAAAGgttaaaaatattttaatagatttcttctttatatattaattaacagtgtacaaaaaaataaaataaaataaaataaatagaataaaataatagaaggataaaatttttacaataatataaatttttaaaatatatatatatatatatatatatatgtcaAGTTTAATCAAATGTTATCCAAGAGATGACTGGATCACCTTTcattagatatatatattatttttacatattaatttaattattaattgcttatatacacattttctttatttttatttatttatttatttttttatttttttatttttattattttttttttcttgtcAATAATTTTGTATAAACTAATAAACacctttttattattttttttaatttactttttttatgaattcATAAAGTTTTTAAACAGAATttaattcaaaaaaaataaattgCAGTACAAAATTACAAAAGTgtaaaagataaaaataatattttttctttttttatacataaatattatttaaaagaatataataaactTTCTTatcctttattttttgaacaaataataattttttctaaaCGAAAAAACCTTACTTTTTATaagtataaaaatatatatatatatatctacTATAGGTTgtttattttcaaaaaaaaaaataagtatATTTAAAGAGAAAGcataaaattaaaaaaataaaaaatttatagGTAAAATTacacaaataaataaatataatattttctccatttttttttatgtaaatattattgatatatatatatatttttttatttttatttttttttttttttttgttcttttcCCTATGTAAATTTCCCTCCTGTGTGTGCGcatgtgtatatatttatagttAACATTAAACTAAATAAAGGTCATCTTAAAATATTAGAGcaatatataacaatatgtattaaaatTGAATTATGTTGtattataagtatatatatatatatatatatatatatatatatatatgtattgAAATGTACGCctatatttttcctttaaTAAAGTTGCAccaattttttttttttttttcttttcatgATCTTTTCCCTTTGACCTATAATATgatcttctttttttttttctctttctACTTTTTTCACctaattatatatattaatttaatagggaaaattttttgaggtttttcttttttttttttttttttttttttttctatttgATTATTGGTTGTATTTAAATTGTACAATGTGTAAACaactatattttttaatccctatataataaaaaataatatatttttttttttattgcataatagaaaaatatatatatatatatatacatattatatagttGTAATACATGGTATTAGTAATAACTCTCATTTTAACTT contains these protein-coding regions:
- a CDS encoding hypothetical protein (conserved Plasmodium protein, unknown function); the encoded protein is MFFNDGDKNNMFNKNNNMNNNSGTNLNTNQNTNNNMWNVQNNNLGNNTFFGNNNMTNQNDLNKNNSIFGNSPNNMMKTSGFFNNNTMGNNPNDINKTSNLFGNSTGLNSSTDIMKNNNFFGSNINTQNDVNKNNMTNNNNNNSNSFFGSAFGKTNELNKGSNPFFGNTTTTNNDLTKNTGLFGTSTNSSALGGINNNAPSNAFNPNLFSAAKKEVFPGFSTGIIGNNTSNNSNIFKKNTLGSSIALGSQLNEGRATESGLFSKEQLEAAKQIFANSSSSLSSFNNKMSTGTTPNTSINTNTTTPNNNNNNNSGNNKITFSGGFSSSSSTFAKNNVNPFQTMALQATTQTDKSSSFLKSNNNVFLSSSDPNKLNTTPSPFGLSSIGNLNTTNKLSSFPDFSQGNKTFLQNDSLFSQKNNNSLFGNTANNTQTSTGVAKPLVTNFNSSFSAFGKTNTSDIFKTNTASSTATPTPFGSAFGTQKNNDSLFGNNAFKLSTEAKSNENPFLFNNNNNNNNNNNNTSTSTFNNAFSIFGNKTENKNNFLTTTTTNNNVATNLLETKPTTTEKVPTVPTLNVVDKSATTNESISPSKLEQTVNVVQAEKEKTTQMENDKEKEKEKEKEKEKEKEKEMENEKEKENGKEIEKEKEKEKLDENKTTPAVDEKESTTKPKDENVSKDEKLIDNKTQNEKTEKPKDNIFGSTSLFGSSLFKASPSKDNVTPNTKDKNETTTTTTTTTTNNNNNNNSSNSIFSFSTANNKSSIFSKDNNNSSTFSFNLKPPSNDKNVTTPAFSFQSNNKTDINKSTTKENDDDKKKILNDEKTKEANNLTKAPIFNFDFSKGLLNNNEKEKTLEDGKANNKLNVEVKESEHKENKTEDDKNIVNKSDEDKNNDDKKKFWRFPFGKKKETKDTNEEGIDNKNDNVFSSDTNLFKNNLIGNNTANEQKSLFQSVDNQLQENKNKSEESKTKTVSFSPTSVFNKPFDLSFEKNKEENKSNIFNISSNNKTTSSLFGKESNEKKTNNLKINSNDDDVNNVSDMINFISLENRKKNVFIGNAQEYEENNKNKSNLFLQGNFFNSKNISPTYNQQLNKDQDKMTKNQQHQISDYTKQNDESVIYNFNLKETKGTLRNNENTKDMNFNDIQFNKDLNEEKYEHMEEELLANERKIVENNIKENEILFKKELDQEMILDIIDNLSSFVKNKINFMNYCSNEIIDIYNKVAHYEKMYNLISDDQIKIEKKQEALEKKLRLIQSEQTDILTLLNEMDNETSVSFLKIFNDKNTDKEDIIHNKNLHLDIEHFEKLSDRMSNLEEIIDSLQNAHKDDILSEFANKSYINELNCDNIQKQLNSLSNDLKHFKG